One segment of Phragmites australis chromosome 13, lpPhrAust1.1, whole genome shotgun sequence DNA contains the following:
- the LOC133888834 gene encoding general transcription factor IIH subunit 2-like — protein sequence MYGGGGGFSAPSAARGRGRNQNEDEDEEEEEGGEGRVLEAWERAYADDRSWEALQEDESGILRSIDTKTLVHSQYRRRLLLRSAAAAAARIQKGLIRYLYIVIDLSRAASETDYRPNRMAVVAKHAEAFIREFFDQNPLSHVGLVTIKDGISHRLTDIGGSPESQIKALMGKLECSGDSSLQNALELVHGYLDQVPSYGHKEVLILYSALNTCDPGDIMATIEKCKQNKIRCSVIGLAAEIFICKHLCEETGGSYTVALDESHFKELLLEHAPPPPAIAEYASANLIKMGFPQRGAEDLISICSCHKKIKSGAEGYICPRCKVNVCELPTECRTCGLTLVSSPHLARSYHHLFPVTPFDEVSSVPNRGQKGGQSCFGCQQSLLNPDGQSSLHVRCPKCNQHFCLDCDIYIHESLHNCPGCESQRSLAS from the exons AtgtacggcggcggcggcggcttcagCGCGCCCTCCGCTGCCCGGGGCCGGGGCCGCAACCAgaacgaggacgaggacgaggaagaggaggagggcggcgagGGCCGCGTCCTGGAGGCGTGGGAGCGCGCGTACGCGGACGACCGGTCGTGGGAGGCGCTGCAGGAGGACGAGTCCGGCATCCTCCGCTCCATCGACACCAAGACCCTCGTCCACTCGCAGTACCGccgacgcctcctcctccggtcggcggccgcggcggcggcccgcaTCCAGAAGGGACTCATCCGCTACCTCTATATCGTCATCGACCTCTCCCGG GCAGCTTCAGAGACGGACTATCGTCCTAATCGAATGGCTGTTGTTGCAAAACATGCTGAGGCTTTCATAAGAGAATTCTTTGACCAGAATCCCTTGAGCCATGTTGGCCTAGTGACGATTAAAGATGGTATTTCTCATCGACTTACAGACATTGGAGGGAGCCCAGAATCACAGATTAAGGCATTGATGGGGAAGCTCGAGTGTTCTGGTGATTCATCTCTGCAGAATGCTCTAGAACTTGTCCATGGTTATTTAGATCAAGTCCCGTCGTATGGCCACAAGGAAGTCTTAATTTTGTACTCCGCCCTAAATACATGTGATCCTGGTGATATCATGGCgacaatagaaaaatgtaaacaaaacaaaattagaTGCTCCGTTATTGGTCTTGCTGCAGAGATCTTCATTTGCAAACATCTCTGTGAAGAGACTGGTGGATCCTATACGGTTGCGCTGGATGAG TCTCATTTTAAAGAATTGCTGCTGGAACATGCTCCCCCACCTCCTGCAATAGCGGAGTATGCTTCAGCTAATTTGATTAAGATGGGTTTTCCACAGAGGGGTGCTGAGGATCTTATCTCTATTTGCTCTTGTCACAAGAAAATAAAGTCTGGGGCTGAAGGTTATATATGTCCTAGATGCAAAGTTAATGTGTGTGAGCTTCCAACAGAATGTCGAACTTGTGGTCTAACACTAGTTAGTTCTCCACACCTGGCAAGGTCATATCATCATCTCTTCCCAGTAACACCGTTTGATGAGGTGTCCTCTGTTCCAAATAGAGGCCAAAAGGGAGGACAAAGTTGCTTCGGCTGCCAGCAGAGCCTTTTAAACCCTG ATGGCCAATCTAGCCTCCATGTACGCTGCCCAAAATGCAACCAGCACTTCTGCCTTGATTGTGATATTTACATCCACGAGAGCTTGCACAATTGCCCTGGTTGTGAGAGTCAGCGCAGTTTAGCGTCATAG